Proteins encoded by one window of Bradyrhizobium sp. B097:
- a CDS encoding CBS domain-containing protein, translating into MQVGDILRKKTPRVATVRMNETVAIAAQLMRASNISALVVKDVVRTEGNTAVGMFTERDVVRAIAEHGAAGASMKVSQLVSVQQLVSCTSSDTLEHIRHLMTKHHIRHVPVIDDYSLIGVVSMRDIAAAFDEETSASKKDAVPA; encoded by the coding sequence ATGCAAGTCGGAGATATCCTGCGCAAGAAGACCCCTCGCGTTGCCACGGTTCGCATGAACGAGACGGTGGCGATCGCCGCGCAACTGATGCGCGCCAGCAATATCAGCGCGCTCGTGGTCAAGGATGTCGTTCGCACCGAGGGCAACACCGCCGTCGGCATGTTCACCGAGCGCGACGTGGTGCGCGCGATTGCCGAGCACGGCGCAGCCGGCGCCAGCATGAAGGTCTCGCAATTGGTCTCGGTGCAGCAGCTGGTGTCGTGCACCTCGAGCGACACGCTCGAGCACATCCGTCATCTCATGACCAAACACCACATTCGCCACGTGCCCGTGATCGACGATTACAGCCTGATCGGCGTCGTCAGCATGCGCGACATCGCGGCCGCGTTCGACGAGGAAACCTCTGCATCGAAGAAGGACGCGGTGCCGGCGTAA
- a CDS encoding cation-efflux pump, translating into MSSSSTSAPNTKTSVAAISILASGSMAVAKFVVGIAIGSLALISEALHSSIDLIATIITWAVVRVSDQPADAEHHYGHGKFESVSALFVIALLYVLAGGILVQAYSHLREGAPPPSISAIPFVVLVLDIGVNLWRARALHRAARDTKSQALAADALHFASDVMGSAAVIVGLVLAGFGFWWGDAAAAIAVAVMIALLGLRMARETVETLLDRAPEGALEKATAAIKAVPGVVDVERLRVRMVGATHFIDAIAAVPRTYPIDRVEDIKRRAQQAMTKAFGDADLTFTAVPVARDNESVRERIMVIARNSGLAIHHVTVHDIGGKLIVGIDLEVDSNMALDAAHDIAHELERAIREDFGEDVEVDTHIEPLEPELPWGTDAAPDRVEAIKTALTGFADGGAIHDIHNVRVRNTDAGEVVNFHCRAEPSMSVIKAHESVDQIERKLRRAFPTVKRVISHAEPTRA; encoded by the coding sequence ATGAGTTCTTCCAGCACCAGCGCACCCAACACCAAGACATCCGTCGCCGCGATCTCGATCCTCGCCAGCGGCAGCATGGCCGTGGCGAAGTTCGTCGTCGGCATCGCGATCGGGTCGCTGGCGCTGATCTCAGAGGCGCTGCACTCGTCGATCGACCTGATCGCCACCATCATCACCTGGGCGGTGGTGCGGGTGTCGGACCAGCCGGCCGACGCCGAGCATCATTACGGCCACGGCAAGTTCGAGAGCGTCTCGGCGCTCTTTGTCATCGCCCTGCTTTATGTGCTGGCCGGCGGCATCCTGGTGCAGGCCTATAGCCATCTGCGCGAAGGCGCGCCGCCGCCGTCGATCTCAGCCATTCCTTTCGTCGTCCTCGTCCTCGATATCGGCGTCAATCTGTGGCGGGCCCGCGCGCTGCACCGCGCCGCGCGCGACACCAAGAGCCAGGCGCTCGCCGCCGACGCACTGCATTTCGCCTCCGACGTGATGGGATCCGCGGCCGTCATCGTCGGCCTGGTGCTGGCGGGCTTCGGCTTCTGGTGGGGCGATGCCGCGGCCGCCATCGCCGTTGCCGTGATGATCGCCCTGCTCGGCCTGCGCATGGCGCGCGAGACGGTCGAGACCCTGCTCGACCGCGCGCCCGAAGGCGCGCTGGAAAAGGCCACCGCGGCCATCAAGGCCGTGCCGGGCGTGGTCGACGTCGAGCGCCTAAGGGTCCGCATGGTCGGCGCTACGCATTTCATCGACGCCATTGCCGCCGTGCCGCGCACCTACCCGATCGACCGCGTCGAGGACATCAAGCGCAGGGCGCAGCAGGCGATGACCAAGGCGTTCGGCGACGCCGACCTCACCTTCACCGCGGTGCCGGTGGCGCGCGACAATGAGAGCGTGCGCGAGCGCATCATGGTGATCGCGCGCAACTCCGGCCTCGCCATCCACCACGTCACCGTGCACGACATCGGCGGCAAGCTGATCGTCGGCATCGACCTCGAGGTCGACAGCAACATGGCGCTGGACGCCGCCCACGACATCGCCCACGAGCTCGAGCGCGCGATCCGCGAGGATTTTGGCGAGGACGTCGAGGTCGACACCCATATCGAACCGCTCGAGCCGGAATTGCCGTGGGGAACCGACGCCGCGCCCGACCGCGTCGAGGCCATCAAGACCGCGCTGACCGGATTTGCCGATGGCGGCGCGATCCACGACATCCATAATGTGCGGGTCCGCAACACCGACGCCGGCGAGGTCGTCAACTTCCATTGCCGTGCTGAGCCCTCGATGAGTGTGATCAAGGCGCACGAAAGCGTCGACCAGATCGAACGCAAGCTGCGCCGCGCGTTCCCCACCGTGAAGCGTGTGATCAGTCACGCAGAACCGACGCGCGCGTAA
- a CDS encoding nitronate monooxygenase family protein, with product MIKTRFTEMFGVDHPIVQGGMQWVGRAELVAAVANAGALGMITALTQPTPDDLRKEIARCREMTDKPFGVNLTILPAIKPPPYAEYRQVIIESGIKIVETAGNKPQEHVDEFKRHGIKVLHKCTSVRHALSAERMGADAISIDGFECAGHPGEDDTPGLILIPAAADKVKIPMIASGGFGDARGLVAALALGAEGINMGTRFMCTKESPIHQLVKERIVANDERETELIFRTMRNTSRVAKNAISTKVVQMEKEGAKFEDVRELVAGARGKMVYATGDADEGIWSAGQVQGLIHDIPSCAELISRIVSEAEAIIRERLDRMTSVGKRQAAE from the coding sequence ATGATCAAGACACGCTTCACCGAAATGTTCGGCGTCGACCACCCGATCGTGCAGGGCGGCATGCAATGGGTCGGGCGCGCGGAGCTGGTTGCCGCCGTCGCCAATGCCGGCGCGCTCGGCATGATCACCGCGCTGACGCAGCCGACGCCGGACGATCTGCGCAAGGAAATCGCGCGCTGCCGCGAAATGACCGACAAGCCGTTCGGCGTGAACCTGACCATTCTGCCCGCGATCAAGCCGCCGCCTTATGCCGAATACCGCCAGGTCATCATCGAGAGCGGCATCAAGATCGTCGAGACCGCCGGCAACAAGCCGCAGGAACATGTCGACGAGTTCAAGAGGCACGGCATCAAGGTGCTGCACAAATGCACCAGCGTGCGCCACGCGCTGTCCGCCGAGCGCATGGGCGCCGACGCGATCTCGATCGACGGCTTTGAATGCGCCGGACACCCCGGCGAGGACGACACCCCCGGCCTGATCCTGATTCCGGCCGCCGCCGACAAGGTGAAGATCCCGATGATCGCCTCGGGCGGCTTCGGCGATGCCCGCGGCCTCGTCGCAGCGCTGGCGCTCGGCGCCGAAGGCATCAACATGGGCACGCGCTTCATGTGCACCAAGGAAAGCCCGATCCATCAGCTGGTGAAGGAACGCATCGTCGCCAATGACGAGCGCGAGACCGAGCTGATCTTCCGCACCATGCGCAACACCTCGCGCGTCGCCAAGAATGCGATCTCGACCAAGGTCGTGCAGATGGAGAAGGAAGGCGCCAAGTTCGAGGACGTGCGCGAGCTCGTCGCCGGCGCCCGCGGCAAGATGGTCTACGCGACCGGCGATGCCGACGAAGGCATCTGGTCGGCCGGCCAGGTGCAGGGCCTGATCCACGACATTCCGTCCTGCGCCGAACTGATCTCGCGCATCGTGAGCGAGGCGGAAGCGATCATCCGCGAGCGTCTGGACCGCATGACATCGGTCGGCAAGCGCCAGGCCGCGGAGTAA
- a CDS encoding TetR/AcrR family transcriptional regulator: MQLPRGRPRSFDMEAAVERAMDVFWSRGYHATALPDLLRATKLSRGSLYAAFGDKHSLFLRALDRYIADALTRMDVELDPRKEPVAGLRAYLAGYVERASGANGRRGCLLVATVMELAGQDAEVGRRVAGFFKTMEARLSDVLSRAEAAGRLADSVEPASAARILVCFVWGLRVVAKTAQTRVTWQATADALLDRFIR, translated from the coding sequence ATGCAGCTGCCCCGTGGCCGTCCGCGAAGCTTCGACATGGAAGCCGCCGTCGAACGCGCGATGGATGTGTTCTGGTCGCGCGGCTATCATGCCACGGCGCTGCCGGACCTGCTGCGTGCGACGAAGCTCTCGCGTGGTAGCCTTTACGCCGCGTTCGGGGATAAGCACTCGCTGTTCCTGCGCGCGCTCGATCGCTACATCGCCGATGCGCTGACGCGGATGGATGTCGAACTCGACCCTCGTAAGGAACCGGTTGCCGGTCTACGGGCCTACCTTGCCGGTTACGTCGAGCGCGCCAGCGGCGCCAATGGCCGGCGCGGATGCCTGCTGGTGGCGACGGTCATGGAGCTGGCCGGCCAGGATGCCGAGGTTGGACGTCGCGTCGCGGGCTTTTTCAAAACCATGGAAGCCAGGTTGTCAGACGTACTGTCCCGCGCGGAGGCGGCCGGCAGATTGGCCGATAGTGTCGAGCCTGCAAGTGCCGCCCGAATTCTCGTCTGTTTCGTTTGGGGGTTGCGAGTGGTCGCCAAAACGGCACAGACACGGGTCACATGGCAAGCCACCGCTGACGCGCTGCTCGATCGCTTCATCAGATAA
- a CDS encoding EamA family transporter codes for MTAIQIVCAVAVPLLWGLQFVAIKVGVAEFPPLFFLALRFLAIALLLVPFVKRPTRQQFGPIAAISLFLGGLNFGLFYVGLGLGSGSISAVAYQLAPPFTVLLAWPLLAERPSLVTSAGVVLAFAGVVVLAAGPGLSTNALPLLLVVGAAFAFAVSNVLTKRYGPFDPLMLMGWSSLLTVPQVMLMSLLLEYGQLASLGTADQHGWLALAYTIFIGGIVGFGLWFWLIGRCSMGHVAPFGLLLPVFALISSVMFLGERVTPKLAVGALLAISGVAITQVRPRLGS; via the coding sequence ATGACTGCCATCCAGATCGTCTGCGCAGTGGCCGTTCCCTTGCTCTGGGGTCTTCAGTTCGTGGCCATCAAGGTGGGCGTCGCGGAGTTTCCGCCGCTGTTCTTCCTCGCACTGCGCTTCCTGGCGATCGCGCTGCTGCTTGTTCCGTTCGTCAAGAGGCCCACGCGTCAACAGTTCGGCCCTATCGCAGCTATTTCGCTTTTCCTTGGTGGACTGAACTTCGGGCTGTTCTATGTTGGTCTTGGGCTCGGCTCGGGAAGCATATCGGCTGTCGCCTATCAACTCGCGCCGCCTTTCACCGTCCTGCTGGCCTGGCCGCTGCTGGCGGAGAGGCCGTCTCTCGTCACGTCAGCCGGCGTGGTGCTTGCATTCGCCGGCGTGGTGGTGTTGGCGGCGGGGCCGGGGCTGTCGACCAACGCGCTTCCGCTGCTGCTTGTGGTCGGGGCGGCGTTCGCGTTCGCGGTGTCCAACGTCCTGACGAAACGCTACGGCCCGTTTGATCCGCTGATGTTGATGGGCTGGTCGTCGCTGCTCACCGTGCCGCAGGTGATGTTGATGTCGTTGCTGCTCGAATATGGACAGCTGGCGAGCCTTGGCACGGCGGATCAACACGGCTGGCTGGCGCTCGCCTACACCATCTTCATCGGCGGCATTGTCGGCTTTGGCCTCTGGTTCTGGCTGATCGGGCGTTGCTCGATGGGCCACGTCGCCCCGTTCGGTCTGCTGCTTCCGGTGTTCGCCCTGATCTCGAGCGTGATGTTCCTTGGCGAACGCGTGACCCCAAAGCTGGCTGTCGGCGCGCTGCTCGCGATCTCCGGCGTCGCCATCACGCAGGTGAGACCGAGATTAGGGTCGTAG
- a CDS encoding ATP-binding protein, with translation MARAHAANACVQSDSIKGLAQSIAKPAYHRLLTAEPALRRAVPTLIIAFLITICLGAFVQVIDQNRQKRGAMKRDLAALSDILAERLDRLTSVRRDRLANIERMQELLPDLIPSWGIANGRHVIITSADHRVLARVPIDGAGENDRVLDIVSTAQLLVAPGQQGAVSDMTLPGGTGALAISQLVKSLPGQVVVIQEMNEPIWGSDAALSVTLSATTSFVVLILGFAFHWQSTRAREGDLINDAVRGRIDTALNRGRCGLWDWDLSRGRIFWSQSMFTLLGLDTRNDLLTFGEVNALVNSDDINLFDIAEQLISGKIDHIDQSFRMRHVGGHWIWLRVRCELSHAAADSGLHLIGIAVDITEQKSLAEKSVEADLRLRDAIETIPEAFVLWDAEDRLVLCNSHFQRLHKLPDSAVSPGTSYETVIEVGSMPEVRTRLHESGVPAPGARTFEAQLDDGSWLHISERRTKDGGYVSVGTDITRIKAHEQKLVDNDLRLRATVIDLQRSQSELERQAVELADLAEKYSQEKTRAEDANAAKSKFLANMSHELRTPLNAIIGFSEIMGSGLFGTLGSDKYAEYCHDILTSGKYLLEVINDILDMSKIEAGRMKFDMEPLDLSGILAESLRVVSGRAEHKGLSLESDIESTISVVADRRAVKQIIVNLLSNAVKFTPDNGRVLVRGQMLDDSIVLLIADSGIGIAPESLRRLGKPFEQVESQLTKSYQGSGLGLAIARSLTNLHGGSMKLRSKLGVGTVVRITLPRDPRSLRAKLQQAA, from the coding sequence ATGGCGCGCGCGCATGCAGCGAACGCTTGTGTCCAATCCGATTCGATCAAGGGATTGGCGCAGTCGATCGCGAAACCGGCCTATCACAGGCTCTTGACGGCCGAGCCTGCACTGCGCCGCGCTGTCCCTACGCTGATCATCGCCTTCCTCATCACGATCTGCCTCGGCGCCTTCGTCCAGGTGATCGACCAGAACCGGCAGAAGCGCGGCGCGATGAAGCGCGACCTGGCCGCGCTCTCCGACATCCTCGCCGAGCGTCTCGACCGCCTGACCTCGGTGCGGCGCGACCGGCTCGCCAATATCGAGCGGATGCAGGAGCTGCTGCCGGATCTCATTCCGTCCTGGGGCATCGCCAACGGCCGCCATGTCATCATCACCAGCGCCGATCACCGCGTGCTGGCGCGCGTGCCGATCGACGGCGCCGGCGAGAACGACCGCGTCCTCGACATCGTCTCCACCGCGCAGCTCCTGGTCGCACCGGGCCAGCAGGGCGCGGTCAGTGACATGACCCTGCCGGGCGGCACCGGCGCGCTGGCGATCTCGCAACTCGTCAAGTCGCTGCCCGGCCAGGTCGTCGTCATCCAGGAGATGAACGAGCCGATCTGGGGATCGGACGCCGCGCTCTCGGTGACGCTGTCGGCGACCACGAGCTTCGTGGTGCTGATCCTCGGTTTCGCCTTCCACTGGCAATCGACCCGCGCCCGCGAGGGCGACCTGATCAACGACGCCGTGCGCGGCCGGATCGACACCGCGCTCAATCGCGGCCGCTGCGGATTGTGGGACTGGGACCTGTCGCGCGGCCGGATCTTCTGGTCGCAGTCGATGTTCACCCTGCTCGGCCTCGATACCCGCAACGACCTCCTCACCTTCGGCGAGGTCAACGCGCTGGTGAACTCCGACGACATCAATCTGTTCGACATCGCCGAGCAGCTGATCTCGGGCAAGATCGATCACATCGACCAGAGCTTCCGCATGCGCCATGTCGGCGGCCACTGGATCTGGCTGCGCGTGCGCTGCGAGCTCAGCCACGCCGCGGCCGACAGCGGCCTGCACTTGATCGGCATCGCAGTCGACATCACCGAACAGAAGAGCCTCGCCGAGAAGTCGGTGGAAGCCGACCTCCGGCTGCGCGACGCCATCGAGACGATTCCCGAGGCCTTCGTGCTCTGGGACGCCGAGGACCGCCTCGTGCTGTGCAACTCCCACTTCCAGCGGCTGCACAAGCTGCCCGATTCCGCCGTCAGCCCCGGCACGTCCTATGAGACCGTGATCGAGGTCGGCAGCATGCCCGAGGTGCGCACCCGCCTGCACGAGAGCGGCGTGCCCGCGCCGGGCGCGCGTACCTTCGAAGCCCAGCTCGACGACGGCAGCTGGCTGCATATCAGCGAGCGCCGCACCAAGGACGGCGGCTACGTCTCCGTCGGCACCGACATCACCCGCATCAAGGCGCACGAGCAGAAGCTGGTCGACAACGATCTCCGCCTGCGCGCCACCGTGATCGACCTGCAGCGCTCGCAATCCGAGCTGGAGCGCCAGGCCGTCGAGCTCGCCGACCTCGCCGAAAAATATTCGCAGGAAAAGACCCGCGCCGAGGACGCCAACGCCGCGAAATCGAAATTCCTCGCCAATATGAGCCATGAGCTGCGCACCCCGCTCAACGCCATCATCGGCTTCTCCGAGATCATGGGCAGCGGCCTGTTCGGCACGCTCGGCTCGGACAAGTACGCGGAATATTGCCACGACATCCTGACCTCAGGGAAATACCTGCTCGAGGTCATCAACGACATCCTCGACATGTCGAAGATCGAGGCCGGCCGCATGAAGTTCGACATGGAGCCGCTCGACCTCTCCGGCATCCTCGCCGAGTCGCTGCGGGTGGTCTCTGGCCGCGCCGAGCACAAGGGCCTGTCGCTGGAATCGGATATCGAAAGCACGATCTCGGTCGTCGCCGATCGCCGCGCGGTCAAGCAGATCATCGTCAACCTGCTCTCCAACGCCGTGAAGTTCACGCCCGACAACGGCCGCGTGCTGGTGCGCGGCCAGATGCTCGATGACTCGATCGTGCTGCTGATCGCCGACAGCGGCATCGGCATCGCGCCGGAATCGCTGCGGCGGCTGGGCAAGCCGTTCGAGCAGGTCGAGAGCCAGCTCACCAAGAGCTACCAGGGCTCGGGCCTCGGACTTGCGATCGCGCGCTCGCTCACCAACCTGCACGGTGGCTCGATGAAGCTGCGCTCCAAGCTCGGCGTCGGCACCGTCGTCCGCATTACCCTGCCGCGCGATCCGCGTAGCTTGCGGGCGAAGCTGCAACAAGCGGCCTAG
- a CDS encoding zinc-binding dehydrogenase, producing the protein MKAYVYGANGPEITDVAKPVPKGTQVLVKVHACGLNRADLGMTKGHAHGAAGGVGTVLGMEWAGEVAELGPDARGVKVGDKIMGSGGAAFAEYTLADHGRLFRAPSNMNFDEAATLPVALATMHNAVVTNGALQAGQTVLIQGASSGVGLMAMQIAKLTGAKLVVGSSTDAMRRGRLKEFGADLAVDSKDPGWVDQVLQATGGEGVDLIVDQISGPVANQNLKATKVKGRIVNVGRLGGTHADFNFDLHAARRIQYIGVTFRTRSIEEIRDIFDEVRKDIWPAVEARKLQLPIDQVYKFADIGKAFEHMEANKHLGKIVVTL; encoded by the coding sequence ATGAAAGCCTATGTGTACGGAGCCAACGGCCCTGAAATCACCGACGTTGCGAAGCCCGTGCCGAAGGGCACGCAGGTGCTGGTCAAGGTTCACGCCTGCGGGCTGAACCGCGCCGATCTCGGCATGACCAAGGGCCACGCCCACGGCGCGGCCGGCGGCGTCGGCACCGTGCTCGGCATGGAATGGGCCGGCGAGGTCGCCGAGCTCGGCCCCGATGCCCGGGGTGTCAAGGTCGGCGACAAGATCATGGGCTCGGGCGGCGCGGCGTTCGCCGAGTACACGCTCGCCGATCACGGCCGGCTGTTTCGCGCGCCATCGAACATGAACTTCGACGAGGCGGCCACCCTGCCCGTCGCGCTCGCCACCATGCACAATGCCGTCGTCACCAATGGCGCACTGCAGGCGGGCCAGACCGTGCTGATCCAGGGCGCGAGCTCCGGCGTCGGCCTGATGGCGATGCAGATCGCGAAGCTGACGGGCGCCAAGCTCGTGGTGGGATCCTCGACCGATGCGATGCGCCGCGGGCGCTTAAAGGAATTCGGTGCCGATCTCGCGGTGGACTCGAAGGATCCCGGCTGGGTCGATCAGGTGTTGCAGGCAACCGGCGGCGAAGGCGTCGATCTGATCGTCGATCAGATCTCCGGACCCGTCGCAAACCAGAACCTCAAGGCGACCAAGGTCAAGGGCCGCATCGTCAATGTCGGCCGGCTCGGCGGCACCCACGCCGATTTCAACTTCGACCTGCATGCGGCGCGCCGCATCCAGTACATCGGCGTCACCTTCCGCACCCGCTCGATCGAGGAGATCCGCGATATCTTCGACGAGGTGCGCAAGGACATCTGGCCCGCGGTCGAGGCGCGCAAGCTGCAGCTGCCGATCGACCAGGTCTACAAATTCGCCGACATCGGCAAGGCGTTCGAACACATGGAAGCCAACAAGCACCTCGGCAAGATCGTGGTGACGTTGTAG
- the oxlT gene encoding oxalate/formate MFS antiporter: MSDMVQATAAPAAARVSDTYRWTQLAIGVAAMVMIANYQYGWTFFVPDIQKKFGWDRASIQWAFTLFVLFETWLVPVEGWFVDKYGPRLVVLIGGILCAIGWAINAQATSLNGYYLGMIIAGIGAGGVYGTCVGNALKWFPDKRGLAAGITAAGFGAGSALTVAPIQAMIKDSGFQTTFLYFGLGQGIIIVLLAFFLLAPKAGQVPAVVANANIIQTRRNYQPTEVLRQPIFWLMYFMFVIVGAGGLMVTANLKPIAVDWKVDSVPVTLMAVTMTAVTFAATIDRVLNGLTRPFFGWISDMIGRENTMFVAFGMEGIGIWMLYLWGHDPVWFVLLSGFVFFAWGEIYSLFPSTCTDTFGAKFATTNAGLLYTAKGTAALLVPIANYMQQSSGHWDNVFIIAAGANILASLLAIAVLKPWRKIVVEKSAAMA, translated from the coding sequence ATGTCGGACATGGTTCAGGCAACTGCGGCCCCGGCGGCCGCGCGGGTCAGCGATACCTATCGCTGGACGCAACTTGCGATCGGCGTCGCCGCGATGGTGATGATCGCAAACTATCAATACGGGTGGACGTTCTTCGTCCCCGACATCCAGAAGAAGTTCGGATGGGATCGGGCATCGATCCAGTGGGCCTTTACGCTGTTTGTGCTGTTCGAGACCTGGCTGGTGCCGGTCGAGGGCTGGTTCGTCGATAAATACGGTCCGCGCCTCGTCGTGCTGATCGGCGGCATCCTCTGCGCGATCGGGTGGGCGATCAACGCGCAGGCGACCTCGCTGAACGGCTACTATCTCGGCATGATCATCGCCGGCATCGGCGCTGGCGGCGTCTACGGCACCTGCGTCGGCAACGCGCTGAAATGGTTTCCCGACAAGCGCGGACTTGCGGCGGGCATCACCGCAGCCGGCTTCGGCGCGGGCTCCGCACTCACGGTCGCGCCGATCCAGGCGATGATCAAGGACTCCGGCTTCCAGACCACCTTCCTCTATTTCGGTCTCGGCCAGGGCATCATCATCGTGCTGCTCGCCTTCTTCCTGCTCGCGCCGAAGGCCGGACAGGTGCCGGCCGTCGTCGCGAATGCCAACATCATCCAGACCCGGCGCAACTATCAGCCGACCGAAGTGCTGCGGCAGCCGATCTTCTGGCTGATGTACTTCATGTTCGTGATCGTCGGCGCCGGCGGCTTGATGGTGACGGCGAACCTGAAGCCGATCGCGGTCGACTGGAAGGTCGACAGCGTGCCGGTCACGCTGATGGCGGTGACGATGACGGCGGTGACCTTCGCGGCCACCATCGACCGCGTCCTCAACGGTCTGACGCGTCCGTTCTTCGGCTGGATCTCCGACATGATCGGCCGCGAGAACACGATGTTCGTCGCCTTCGGCATGGAAGGCATCGGCATCTGGATGCTCTACCTGTGGGGCCACGACCCGGTGTGGTTCGTGCTGCTCTCGGGCTTCGTGTTCTTCGCCTGGGGCGAGATCTATTCGCTGTTCCCGTCGACCTGCACCGACACGTTCGGCGCCAAGTTCGCGACGACGAATGCGGGCCTGCTCTACACCGCGAAAGGCACCGCCGCATTGTTGGTGCCGATCGCCAACTACATGCAGCAGTCGTCGGGCCATTGGGACAACGTGTTCATCATCGCAGCCGGGGCCAACATCCTTGCCTCGCTGCTCGCGATCGCCGTGCTCAAGCCGTGGCGGAAAATCGTGGTCGAGAAATCGGCGGCGATGGCTTAA
- the oxlT gene encoding oxalate/formate MFS antiporter, producing MVSSNAAVTQAQPSSSGFRWLQLVMGIVCMAMIANLQYGWTLFVDPIDGAHHWGRAAIQFAFTIFVVTETWLVPVEAWFVDKYGPRIVIMFGGVMITLSWVLNSYADSLTLLYAAAVIGGIGAGSVYGTCVGNALKWFPDRRGLAAGATAAGFGAGAALTVVPIANMIASSGYQTAFFDFGIGQGLIVFLLAFFIQKPAVTIPPKKKQLNLPQTKIDFTPPQVLRSPIFWVMYLVFVMVASGGLMAAAQIAPIAHDYKIANTPVSLAGFQMAALTFAISLDRIFDGFGRPFFGWVSDNIGREHTMFIAFGTGALMLLTLSTWGHNPLVFVLATAVYFGVFGEIYSLFPATCGDTFGSKFATTNNGMLYTAKGTAALLVPAASIVAASYGWQAVFVIAVALNATAALMALFVIKPMRRAFINGNEAAAAAETATNAKTA from the coding sequence ATGGTTTCCAGCAATGCTGCCGTAACACAAGCACAACCTTCGTCCAGTGGCTTCCGCTGGCTGCAGCTCGTCATGGGCATCGTCTGCATGGCGATGATCGCGAACCTGCAATATGGCTGGACGCTGTTCGTCGACCCGATCGACGGCGCGCATCACTGGGGCCGCGCGGCGATCCAGTTCGCCTTCACGATCTTCGTGGTGACGGAGACCTGGCTGGTGCCGGTCGAAGCCTGGTTCGTCGACAAATACGGCCCGCGGATCGTCATCATGTTCGGCGGCGTCATGATCACGCTGTCCTGGGTGCTGAACTCCTACGCTGACTCACTCACTTTGCTCTACGCCGCGGCTGTGATCGGCGGCATCGGCGCCGGCTCGGTGTACGGCACCTGCGTCGGCAATGCGCTGAAATGGTTTCCCGATCGCCGCGGCCTCGCCGCCGGCGCAACCGCCGCGGGCTTCGGCGCCGGCGCGGCGCTGACCGTGGTGCCGATCGCCAACATGATCGCCTCGAGCGGCTATCAGACCGCGTTCTTCGATTTCGGCATCGGGCAAGGCCTGATCGTGTTCCTGCTCGCCTTCTTCATCCAGAAGCCTGCGGTCACGATCCCGCCGAAGAAGAAGCAGCTCAATCTGCCGCAGACCAAGATCGACTTCACGCCGCCGCAGGTGCTGCGCAGCCCGATCTTCTGGGTGATGTATCTGGTGTTCGTGATGGTCGCCTCCGGCGGCCTGATGGCGGCGGCGCAGATCGCGCCGATCGCGCACGACTACAAGATCGCCAACACGCCGGTCTCGCTCGCCGGCTTCCAGATGGCCGCGCTGACCTTTGCGATCTCGCTCGACCGCATCTTCGACGGGTTCGGACGGCCGTTCTTCGGCTGGGTCTCCGACAATATCGGCCGCGAACACACCATGTTCATCGCGTTTGGTACCGGCGCGCTGATGCTGCTGACGCTGTCGACCTGGGGCCATAACCCGCTGGTGTTCGTGCTGGCGACCGCGGTCTATTTCGGCGTGTTCGGCGAGATCTACTCGCTGTTCCCGGCGACCTGCGGCGACACCTTCGGCTCGAAGTTCGCGACCACCAACAACGGCATGCTTTACACCGCGAAGGGCACCGCCGCGCTGTTGGTGCCGGCCGCCAGCATCGTTGCCGCCAGCTATGGCTGGCAGGCGGTGTTCGTGATCGCGGTCGCGCTCAACGCCACCGCGGCGCTGATGGCGCTGTTCGTGATCAAGCCGATGCGCCGCGCCTTCATCAACGGCAACGAGGCTGCCGCCGCAGCCGAGACAGCGACGAATGCCAAGACAGCCTGA